The following DNA comes from Bacteroidota bacterium.
GCGCATTTACCGTTATTGCTAAGAATAAAATAAATAAGGTATATATGAGTTTTTTCATGATTCGTTGTTGTTTTTTGATTGAAAATTATTTTGAAGATGATTTAGGTAGGTAATATAAAACCACTCGGTTGTCTTTCCTGAAATACTCATTAGCAACATGTTTAAGATCTTCTCTGGTAACTTCCATGTATTTAGTCAGGTCGGTATTGATTTTATTGGCATCCTTAAAATAAGTGTAATTTTCAGCTAGCTTTGTTGCTCTGTTCTCAATCGTTGAATTTTCATTAACGATTTGGTTTTCAATCTGGTTTTTTAATTTTTGAAATTCATTTTCAGGAATGAGTTCAGTTTGAACTTTTTCAATTTCTTTATCCATTGAAGCTTCAAGGGTACCGCAATCTATGCCCATGTTGGGAAGAGCTAAAATGATAGCCAATCCCGGATCTTCAAACGGGAGAGGTATCGCGGCAACTTGAATGGCGAGTTGTTGGTCATCAACCAATGATTTGTACAATCTTGAACTTTGACCTGTTGCCAGAAGTTGGCTTAATATTTCAACAGCATAATAATCTTTACTTCCCATTTTTGGGATATGATACGCTTGAAAAACAGCCGGTAATTGGATGTTGTCATAAATGGTATCCCTAACTTCTGCATATTTAATATCTTCAATGATATTTGGACGGTAAATTTCTTCTTCCAATTTTGGAATATCGCTAAAGTATTTTTCAACCAATTTTTTGGCATCCTTAAAATCAATATCTCCCGCTAAAACTAAAACGGCATTATTGGGAACATAAAATGAATCGTAAAACTTTTTAAATTCTTCATCTTTAGCTTCTCTAATGTGATCTGCACTTCCCAATACGGTCCATTTATATGGGTGTTTAGTAAAACCGTGCGACTGTAACTCTTGCAGTAAAGAGCCATAAGGTTGATTAATTACACGTTGTTTCATTTCTTCGATAACCACACCTTTCTGCGTAG
Coding sequences within:
- a CDS encoding insulinase family protein, with the translated sequence MKKISILTLALFIVVLGKTSTAAEIKFKEFKLPNGLHVIVHEDHSVPIVAISVMYHVGSKNEQPDRTGFAHFFEHLMFEGTKNIERFEYDKLVESAGGTLNANTSNDRTYYYEILPSNQLELGLWLESERMLHARVDSIGIATQKGVVIEEMKQRVINQPYGSLLQELQSHGFTKHPYKWTVLGSADHIREAKDEEFKKFYDSFYVPNNAVLVLAGDIDFKDAKKLVEKYFSDIPKLEEEIYRPNIIEDIKYAEVRDTIYDNIQLPAVFQAYHIPKMGSKDYYAVEILSQLLATGQSSRLYKSLVDDQQLAIQVAAIPLPFEDPGLAIILALPNMGIDCGTLEASMDKEIEKVQTELIPENEFQKLKNQIENQIVNENSTIENRATKLAENYTYFKDANKINTDLTKYMEVTREDLKHVANEYFRKDNRVVLYYLPKSSSK